Proteins encoded within one genomic window of Acidithiobacillus sp. AMEEHan:
- a CDS encoding biopolymer transporter ExbD encodes MERALRRQPPAFSAVSRPQARIKNAAGRPVTLNLQLPQSSEAKQLPRPHMTINIQEDGSVVVKNQHYDLAGLENLIRHDGDPGKTVITIAADKAVAYQKFINVMDTCQKAGASDIGLAAKAS; translated from the coding sequence CTGGAAAGAGCACTTCGCCGCCAACCCCCTGCGTTCTCCGCTGTATCACGTCCGCAAGCCCGCATAAAGAACGCCGCGGGGAGACCGGTTACGCTCAATCTGCAGTTGCCGCAGTCCAGCGAGGCCAAGCAGTTGCCGCGTCCGCATATGACCATCAATATTCAAGAGGATGGTTCAGTGGTGGTCAAAAATCAGCACTATGATCTGGCGGGCCTGGAAAATTTGATTCGTCACGATGGTGATCCAGGCAAGACCGTGATCACCATCGCCGCAGATAAAGCGGTGGCCTACCAGAAATTCATCAACGTCATGGATACTTGCCAAAAGGCGGGTGCCAGTGATATCGGCCTGGCGGCCAAGGCGAGCTGA
- a CDS encoding IS66 family transposase: METETSSLPRNYPEALAAWQLQVLLNQSLREEFQAQIQGLQAQLDWFRRQLFGPKSERRLPPPPIEQLSLGEIFEAQEKQPVPTRTVAAHTRTVAKRPEEKAESLPFFDESRLPVETIVLPAPETQGLDPSAYEIIDTKISYRLAQEPASYVVLKYERPVVKLRDSGKITQAPAPAAVLEGGRADVSLLAGILIDKFLYHLPLYRQHQRMTQQGLRVSRSWLTDLVQRSIFLLAPIYAAQFESIRQSRVLTMDETPIKAGLSGKGKMHRGYFWPVFGDAQEICFPYAATRGTVHIEELLGKLPPGTVLLSDGYAAYARFQKENEGLVHAQCWAHSRREFVKAEAHEPERVAEALRQIREFYRIEEEIQEKQLTGQAKREYRRRHTLPLVTAFFHWVEQQLQDIALLPSNLFTKALAYVHGRKGPLQVFLEDPDVPIDSNHIERQIRPIPLGRKNWLFCWTELGAEYLGIIQSLLSTCRLQGVDPYDYLVDVLQRVATHPAKDVAQLTPRLWKEHFAANPLRSPLYHVRKPA; the protein is encoded by the coding sequence ATGGAAACAGAGACTTCCTCGCTCCCACGCAACTACCCCGAAGCCCTCGCCGCTTGGCAATTGCAGGTGCTCCTCAACCAGTCCCTGCGGGAAGAATTTCAGGCACAGATCCAAGGTCTTCAAGCCCAGCTGGATTGGTTTCGCCGCCAGCTCTTCGGACCCAAGAGCGAGCGCCGTCTTCCGCCTCCTCCCATAGAGCAGCTCAGTCTCGGCGAGATCTTCGAGGCGCAGGAAAAACAGCCGGTTCCTACCCGTACCGTCGCTGCCCATACCCGCACGGTGGCCAAGCGCCCCGAGGAGAAGGCAGAGAGCCTGCCCTTCTTCGACGAATCGCGCCTGCCGGTCGAAACCATCGTGCTGCCGGCTCCCGAGACCCAGGGGCTGGACCCTTCGGCCTATGAGATCATCGACACCAAGATCAGCTATCGCTTGGCCCAAGAGCCCGCCAGCTATGTAGTTCTCAAATACGAGCGGCCCGTAGTGAAACTGCGCGACTCCGGAAAGATCACCCAGGCCCCGGCGCCTGCCGCGGTCTTGGAGGGTGGTCGGGCTGACGTCAGTCTCCTGGCGGGAATCCTGATCGACAAATTCCTCTACCATCTGCCCTTGTATCGGCAACATCAGCGCATGACCCAGCAGGGGCTGCGGGTGAGCCGCTCCTGGCTCACGGACTTGGTGCAACGCTCCATCTTCCTGCTTGCACCGATTTATGCGGCGCAGTTCGAGAGCATTCGCCAATCGCGGGTGCTGACCATGGATGAAACCCCCATCAAGGCCGGATTGTCAGGGAAGGGCAAGATGCACCGAGGGTATTTCTGGCCCGTCTTTGGCGATGCCCAGGAGATCTGCTTTCCCTATGCCGCCACCCGGGGCACGGTCCACATCGAAGAGCTACTCGGCAAGCTGCCGCCGGGCACCGTACTCCTGAGCGATGGCTATGCCGCCTATGCCCGGTTCCAGAAAGAGAACGAAGGGCTAGTCCATGCCCAGTGCTGGGCGCATAGCCGCAGAGAATTCGTCAAGGCCGAGGCCCATGAGCCCGAGCGGGTGGCCGAAGCCCTCCGGCAGATCCGGGAGTTCTATCGCATCGAGGAAGAAATCCAGGAGAAACAACTCACCGGGCAGGCCAAGCGGGAATACCGCAGACGACATACCCTGCCGCTGGTGACAGCCTTCTTCCACTGGGTAGAGCAACAGCTCCAGGACATCGCCCTGCTACCGAGCAACCTCTTCACCAAGGCCTTGGCCTATGTCCATGGCCGCAAAGGTCCGCTCCAAGTCTTTCTGGAAGATCCCGACGTACCCATAGACAGCAACCACATCGAACGACAGATCCGACCGATTCCCCTGGGCCGGAAGAACTGGCTCTTTTGCTGGACCGAGTTGGGCGCCGAGTATCTCGGGATCATCCAGAGCCTGCTCAGTACCTGCCGGCTTCAGGGGGTGGACCCGTACGACTACCTCGTCGATGTCCTGCAACGGGTGGCCACCCACCCCGCCAAGGACGTGGCGCAGCTCACCCCAAGACTCTGGAAAGAGCACTTCGCCGCCAACCCCCTGCGTTCTCCGCTGTATCACGTCCGCAAGCCCGCATAA
- the tnpB gene encoding IS66 family insertion sequence element accessory protein TnpB (TnpB, as the term is used for proteins encoded by IS66 family insertion elements, is considered an accessory protein, since TnpC, encoded by a neighboring gene, is a DDE family transposase.) encodes MFFPEGRIRVFVCRVPVDMRKSFDGLSALVRQFLGQDPLSGHCFVFVNRRATQMKVIYWDRTGYCLWAKRLERGQFWSWQRPPAGELDWTGLKLLLEGLEVAKTRRRYQRQVPEKLAETGS; translated from the coding sequence ATGTTTTTTCCCGAGGGGCGCATCCGGGTCTTCGTCTGCCGGGTACCGGTAGACATGCGCAAGTCTTTTGACGGGCTGTCGGCTTTGGTGCGGCAGTTCCTGGGGCAGGATCCCTTGTCTGGGCACTGTTTCGTCTTCGTGAACCGCCGCGCCACGCAGATGAAGGTGATCTACTGGGATCGCACAGGGTATTGCCTCTGGGCCAAGCGCCTGGAGCGCGGCCAATTCTGGAGCTGGCAGCGACCTCCAGCGGGGGAGTTGGATTGGACCGGTTTGAAACTCCTGCTCGAGGGCCTCGAAGTGGCCAAAACACGCCGTCGCTATCAGCGCCAAGTCCCCGAAAAACTGGCGGAAACTGGGAGTTAG
- a CDS encoding MotA/TolQ/ExbB proton channel family protein, giving the protein MNIAYLVHLANYSDGILYVLMLLLLIELAVMVDRFWYLRRTLARGDAIVHELASHGRLDRVVLDRLAEQAGGLPEASLLRMAASHAGQVKGDALANRLEEAVIVLAPQLDRRLWLLDTIITLAPLLGLFGTIIGMFHAFHVLAAPGHAPTEVTAGVADALVATASGLFIAILGLLTFNAFNNQVRMILLQLDSVKTMLLNRMDGQPMLHPDADPSEPAAQAVAMARAS; this is encoded by the coding sequence GTGAACATCGCTTACCTCGTACATCTGGCCAACTATTCTGATGGCATTCTTTATGTCCTGATGCTTCTCTTGCTGATCGAGCTTGCCGTCATGGTCGACCGCTTCTGGTACCTGCGCCGCACCTTGGCGCGCGGCGACGCCATCGTTCATGAGCTGGCCAGTCATGGTCGCCTGGATCGCGTCGTGCTCGACCGCCTCGCCGAACAGGCGGGTGGGCTGCCGGAGGCGAGCCTGTTGCGCATGGCAGCCAGCCACGCCGGCCAGGTCAAGGGCGATGCCCTGGCCAACCGCCTAGAAGAAGCAGTGATCGTGCTTGCCCCCCAACTCGACCGCCGTCTCTGGTTGCTCGATACCATCATCACCCTGGCCCCGTTGCTCGGCCTCTTCGGGACAATCATCGGCATGTTCCACGCCTTCCATGTGCTGGCAGCGCCGGGCCACGCACCCACGGAAGTTACCGCAGGCGTTGCCGATGCCCTGGTCGCCACGGCTTCCGGTCTGTTCATTGCCATCCTGGGCCTGCTCACTTTTAATGCCTTCAACAATCAGGTACGCATGATCCTGCTGCAGCTCGATTCGGTGAAGACCATGCTGCTCAACCGCATGGACGGACAGCCCATGTTGCATCCTGACGCCGATCCCAGCGAACCGGCCGCACAGGCAGTGGCGATGGCGAGGGCCAGCTGA
- a CDS encoding winged helix-turn-helix domain-containing protein yields MIHALIAAGVHHVTHLRELLTMLAATRWEEIDPLFHARVMLHGNGPFAESLEKRLRSQRAVPRQVRNIRALGMQLRQWSPQLLIFADWGSHLAGTLLESQGELLHCGTAVMALGPEGDEEAMIALDAGVNVYVGTPASEALVLAQASALLRHGHSWEQAVIDIPGILRVDPESRRVYIFDQELDLTKRLFRLFHYMAQQSERAFSPMEIAQHLTMSQRQIQQNTVAAQIHRLRKRLEEVGASSWLQTVHGFGYRLSIPRAK; encoded by the coding sequence ATGATCCATGCCCTTATCGCTGCAGGCGTACATCACGTCACACACCTGCGTGAGCTCTTGACCATGCTTGCTGCCACCCGTTGGGAGGAGATCGATCCGCTCTTTCATGCGCGGGTGATGCTGCATGGTAACGGACCCTTCGCGGAATCTCTTGAAAAGCGGTTGCGGAGCCAGCGAGCCGTGCCCAGGCAAGTACGGAATATCCGGGCGCTCGGCATGCAGCTGCGGCAGTGGTCGCCGCAGCTGTTGATCTTCGCAGACTGGGGTAGCCACCTGGCAGGCACCTTGCTAGAAAGCCAGGGAGAGCTTCTGCATTGTGGAACAGCAGTCATGGCACTCGGCCCTGAAGGCGACGAAGAGGCGATGATCGCTCTGGATGCGGGTGTCAATGTCTACGTGGGGACGCCTGCCAGCGAGGCGCTGGTATTGGCCCAGGCGAGTGCGCTGCTGCGTCACGGACATTCCTGGGAACAGGCAGTGATCGATATTCCTGGGATCCTACGTGTCGATCCGGAGAGTCGTCGCGTGTATATCTTTGACCAGGAATTGGACTTGACTAAACGTTTATTCCGCTTGTTTCACTATATGGCGCAGCAGTCGGAGCGTGCCTTTTCACCGATGGAGATCGCGCAGCATCTGACGATGAGCCAGCGGCAGATCCAACAGAACACCGTTGCCGCGCAGATTCACCGCCTGCGCAAGCGGCTGGAGGAGGTCGGGGCCTCGAGCTGGTTGCAGACCGTGCACGGGTTCGGCTATCGCCTGAGCATTCCGCGTGCGAAATAA